Proteins encoded by one window of Paenibacillus sp. DCT19:
- the walK gene encoding cell wall metabolism sensor histidine kinase WalK, producing the protein MGRFSRFSFFRTIQAKLIIIYVLLILIAMQLIGVYFVSAMKNSLTSNFTEDLQARAEMLSVLVGETMAGGEVEAGEDKTENLRVLVNNLFNINGAEIQVLDASGKVLTTSLSSHSDYVGRKNTQTVVSRALQGIRDNEEYIVDEDNVRKKVVAKPVLSGGKIIGAVYIAASMNELYATMEGINKIFISGILIALVLTAVLGVILSHTITQPIKEVTRRATAVAEGNFDQQTPVFGTDEIGQLSRAFNYMTSRLRDALSQNEEEKEKLTSILTNMSDGVVATDEYGKVILVNRRASSILGMRPADIEGRHFAVLLGIDPEDAEALASGFTGSTLLQIAPAGQEEPVVIRMTFTPVHRRELGITGTIAVLQDVTEQEELEASRREFVANVSHELRTPLTTIKSYAEALDDGALEDPQLAGRFVGVIQNETERMIRLVTDLLHLSRLDSKEALLRKQPTDILEMLEEVTDRFSFQMHQKDIQPVLSVERDLPAVPLDRDQIDQVLDNVVSNALKYTLEGGTITIAARKTNDQTLAISVTDTGMGIPQRDLDRIFERFYRVDKARSRSMGGTGLGLSIAREIVKAHDGSITLESELDVGTTVTFTLPMRDEGGEHREGTD; encoded by the coding sequence ATGGGGCGATTCTCGCGATTTTCGTTCTTCCGAACGATTCAGGCGAAGCTAATTATCATATATGTGCTGCTGATTCTAATTGCGATGCAATTGATTGGCGTTTACTTTGTCAGTGCGATGAAGAATTCTCTTACAAGTAACTTCACCGAGGATCTACAGGCGAGAGCGGAGATGCTGTCGGTGCTAGTGGGAGAGACGATGGCTGGTGGCGAAGTGGAGGCTGGCGAGGACAAAACGGAAAATCTGCGCGTGCTGGTGAACAATCTGTTCAACATTAACGGGGCAGAGATTCAAGTGCTGGATGCCAGTGGTAAGGTGCTCACCACCTCGCTAAGCTCCCATTCGGACTATGTTGGACGCAAAAATACACAGACCGTTGTCAGCCGTGCGTTGCAGGGCATTCGAGATAATGAGGAATATATCGTTGATGAGGACAATGTCCGCAAAAAGGTGGTTGCCAAGCCGGTATTGTCCGGCGGCAAGATCATTGGTGCGGTATATATTGCCGCATCGATGAATGAGTTATATGCCACTATGGAGGGCATTAACAAGATTTTTATTTCGGGCATTCTCATTGCCCTTGTGTTAACAGCGGTGCTTGGCGTCATTCTATCTCATACGATTACACAACCGATTAAGGAAGTGACGAGGCGGGCAACGGCGGTGGCTGAAGGGAACTTCGACCAACAGACCCCTGTATTCGGCACAGATGAGATCGGCCAGCTCAGCCGCGCATTTAACTATATGACCAGCCGCCTGCGTGACGCACTCTCTCAGAACGAAGAGGAGAAAGAGAAGCTGACCTCCATTCTGACTAACATGAGTGACGGTGTAGTTGCGACAGACGAGTATGGCAAAGTCATTCTGGTCAATCGCCGTGCAAGTAGCATTCTGGGAATGCGTCCGGCAGATATTGAGGGCAGGCACTTCGCAGTGTTGCTCGGTATCGATCCTGAGGACGCGGAAGCACTGGCGAGTGGCTTCACAGGTTCGACCCTGTTGCAGATCGCTCCTGCGGGTCAGGAGGAGCCTGTCGTGATTCGTATGACGTTTACTCCTGTTCATAGACGTGAGTTAGGAATTACGGGAACGATTGCAGTACTCCAGGATGTCACCGAACAAGAAGAGCTGGAAGCGTCCCGGCGTGAATTCGTGGCGAATGTATCCCATGAACTGCGTACGCCGTTGACCACCATTAAAAGTTATGCCGAGGCGCTTGATGATGGTGCACTCGAAGATCCCCAGCTCGCGGGGCGCTTCGTTGGCGTTATCCAGAATGAGACGGAGCGTATGATCCGCCTTGTTACGGATCTGCTGCACCTGTCCAGACTGGATTCCAAAGAGGCTCTTCTGCGGAAACAACCTACCGACATTTTGGAGATGCTGGAGGAAGTGACAGATCGATTCTCATTCCAGATGCATCAAAAGGATATTCAGCCTGTGTTATCGGTGGAACGTGACCTTCCTGCGGTACCGCTGGATCGGGATCAGATCGATCAGGTGCTCGATAATGTCGTTTCCAATGCGCTGAAGTACACGCTTGAGGGTGGTACGATCACGATTGCAGCACGCAAAACGAATGATCAGACGCTCGCCATCTCGGTAACGGATACAGGCATGGGCATCCCACAGCGGGATTTGGATCGTATATTTGAACGGTTTTACCGTGTAGATAAGGCTCGTTCGCGTAGTATGGGTGGAACAGGACTCGGGTTATCCATTGCCCGGGAAATTGTAAAAGCCCATGACGGCAGTATTACGCTTGAATCGGAGCTGGACGTTGGCACGACCGTAACATTCACATTGCCGATGCGTGATGAAGGAGGTGAGCACCGTGAAGGAACGGATTAA
- a CDS encoding adenylosuccinate synthase — protein MSTVVVVGTQWGDEGKGKITDYLAETADVVARYQGGNNAGHTILIDNKKYKLTMIPSGIFYTDKACVIGNGMVINPKALIEEINYIHDNDFTTKNLSISERAHIILPYHMVLDALEEESKGPNKIGTTGKGIGPAYMDKSARIGIRMVDLLDAEDFELKLRHLVKEKNRIIEQVYNGQPVDVEEILKDYLGYAEILRPYVRDTSVVLNEYIDEDKKVLFEGAQGVMLDLDQGTYPFVTSSNPSAGGVCIGSGVGPARIQQVIGVAKAYTTRVGDGPFPTELHDAIGDQIRETGHEYGTVTGRPRRVGWFDSVVVRHARRVSGITGLSLNSLDVMTGLDTVKICTGYKYRGEVITHYPASLKMLAECEAVYEEMPGWSEDITGAKKLEDLPVNTQNYVKRVSELTGIPIAIFSVGRNREQTNQVLPIYE, from the coding sequence GAACGCAATGGGGAGACGAAGGAAAAGGTAAGATTACGGACTATTTAGCAGAAACGGCAGACGTAGTTGCACGTTACCAAGGTGGTAACAATGCAGGGCACACGATTCTGATCGACAACAAAAAATATAAACTAACGATGATTCCATCGGGTATTTTCTACACGGATAAGGCATGTGTAATCGGTAACGGTATGGTAATCAATCCGAAGGCACTTATTGAAGAAATTAATTACATTCATGATAATGACTTCACAACGAAGAACCTGTCCATCAGTGAACGCGCACATATTATCCTGCCATACCACATGGTATTGGATGCACTAGAGGAAGAGAGCAAAGGTCCAAACAAAATCGGTACAACCGGTAAAGGTATTGGCCCAGCTTACATGGACAAATCAGCTCGAATCGGCATTCGGATGGTCGATCTGCTTGATGCGGAAGATTTCGAACTGAAGCTGCGTCATCTGGTTAAAGAGAAAAACCGCATCATCGAGCAGGTATACAACGGTCAACCTGTTGATGTGGAAGAGATTCTGAAAGATTATCTGGGATATGCAGAGATCCTGCGTCCTTACGTACGTGATACTTCTGTTGTGCTCAATGAATATATCGATGAGGACAAAAAAGTATTGTTTGAAGGCGCACAAGGCGTGATGCTTGATCTGGATCAAGGAACATATCCGTTCGTAACTTCATCCAATCCATCTGCAGGCGGCGTATGTATCGGTTCTGGTGTAGGTCCAGCCCGCATTCAGCAAGTTATTGGGGTAGCTAAGGCATACACAACGCGTGTAGGCGATGGCCCATTCCCAACAGAGCTGCATGATGCGATTGGTGACCAAATTCGCGAAACTGGACACGAGTACGGTACGGTAACTGGACGTCCGCGCCGTGTAGGTTGGTTCGACAGCGTTGTTGTTCGCCACGCTCGTCGTGTCAGCGGTATTACAGGGTTGTCCTTGAACTCACTGGACGTTATGACAGGTCTGGACACGGTTAAAATTTGCACAGGTTACAAATATCGCGGTGAGGTTATCACCCACTACCCTGCAAGCCTCAAAATGCTGGCAGAATGTGAAGCGGTATATGAAGAAATGCCAGGCTGGAGTGAGGATATCACTGGAGCGAAGAAGCTTGAAGATCTGCCTGTAAACACACAGAACTATGTAAAACGTGTATCTGAGCTCACGGGTATTCCAATTGCGATCTTCTCTGTTGGTCGTAACCGTGAACAAACGAATCAAGTACTTCCAATTTACGAATAA
- a CDS encoding M23 family metallopeptidase, whose protein sequence is MKGFRGIRQPGKNREHEQSGEHRTAEDKNNMSMSNFSVKQKRVQASRKWIITTACGLFIAASIGFAGKQYVAANTVPYYNVIVKGQAIGSITDEAQLQQLFADKTEEYQNKYPQAEMVLNTDGITTETVKAYKPDINSDETLNKLDDMLTAYAKGVELKVNGEVIGIVKDQATADAILEQVQSKYISASAVRSSLKTKSVSANSSKKAEGPSTTLKSVDIKEDVQTDAVKADPNKIWDVSEAVKALTVGKDAPVTYVVREGDTISSIAAKYELTQSEIRKNNPGIKETSMQIGDELTLTVPKPAVTVKSVEQVVEQIEIKPQVEVRKSAELKAGTTKVVRPGQSGLKNMQYRITKENGEVVQEEWLGQEVVKSAVTEVVLSGTKVVGEGTGEFAWPVSSATMSSSFGERWGRQHKGVDLVGNRDVKSSDEGVVTFAGQKSGYGNVIIINHRNGYETLYGHLNSIGVKVGQIVEKGESIGVMGNTGRSTGTHLHFEIIKNGTAENPMTYLN, encoded by the coding sequence ATGAAAGGTTTCAGAGGCATACGCCAACCGGGCAAAAACCGGGAACACGAACAATCCGGGGAACACCGGACGGCCGAAGACAAAAACAACATGAGCATGTCCAACTTCAGTGTTAAACAGAAGCGCGTTCAAGCCTCGCGCAAATGGATCATTACCACAGCATGTGGATTGTTTATTGCTGCATCGATCGGATTTGCAGGGAAACAGTATGTTGCAGCCAACACGGTTCCGTATTACAACGTGATCGTCAAAGGACAGGCTATTGGCAGCATTACAGATGAAGCGCAGTTACAACAACTATTTGCAGACAAAACAGAAGAATACCAAAATAAATATCCACAAGCGGAAATGGTTCTTAATACGGACGGCATTACCACTGAAACGGTAAAAGCATACAAACCGGACATAAACAGTGATGAAACGCTGAATAAACTCGATGATATGCTTACTGCTTACGCTAAAGGCGTGGAGCTGAAGGTCAACGGTGAAGTCATCGGCATTGTGAAGGATCAAGCAACAGCAGATGCGATTCTTGAACAAGTGCAGAGCAAATACATATCGGCATCGGCTGTGCGTAGCTCGCTCAAAACGAAGTCGGTATCGGCAAACTCTTCGAAGAAAGCCGAAGGGCCGAGTACAACCCTGAAATCCGTTGATATCAAAGAAGATGTGCAGACGGATGCAGTTAAAGCAGATCCAAACAAAATATGGGATGTCTCTGAGGCGGTTAAAGCATTAACGGTCGGTAAAGACGCGCCTGTAACCTATGTGGTACGAGAGGGAGACACCATCTCTTCTATTGCTGCCAAATACGAGCTTACTCAAAGCGAAATCCGTAAAAATAACCCTGGCATTAAAGAAACGTCTATGCAAATCGGAGACGAGCTTACACTGACGGTTCCAAAACCGGCGGTTACTGTGAAATCGGTCGAGCAAGTTGTTGAGCAGATCGAGATTAAACCCCAGGTTGAGGTACGTAAAAGTGCTGAGCTAAAAGCAGGGACAACTAAAGTGGTGCGTCCAGGTCAAAGCGGACTGAAAAACATGCAATACCGGATCACCAAAGAAAATGGCGAAGTCGTTCAAGAAGAGTGGTTAGGTCAGGAAGTTGTTAAGTCAGCAGTGACCGAAGTTGTTCTTAGTGGTACGAAAGTAGTCGGTGAAGGTACAGGTGAGTTCGCATGGCCTGTCTCCAGCGCAACGATGAGCAGCAGCTTCGGTGAACGTTGGGGCCGTCAGCACAAAGGTGTAGACCTCGTAGGGAACCGGGATGTAAAATCCTCGGATGAAGGTGTAGTAACGTTTGCAGGACAGAAGAGCGGTTATGGCAATGTTATTATCATTAACCATCGTAACGGGTACGAAACATTATACGGTCATCTGAACAGCATTGGTGTTAAGGTTGGACAAATCGTCGAAAAAGGCGAAAGCATCGGTGTAATGGGCAATACTGGACGTTCAACAGGGACACATCTGCACTTCGAGATTATTAAGAATGGTACAGCAGAGAATCCGATGACATACTTGAATTAG
- the yycF gene encoding response regulator YycF, which produces MQGKILVVDDEQPIADILKFNLEKEGYEVICAFDGIRAVELALAEKPDLMLLDLMLPGKDGMDVCREVRAHLEMPIIMLTAKDGEIDKVLGLELGADDYVTKPFSTRELLARVKAQMRRRQKPATTTEAQEDEKQIMRLFDLAFDMDMYTAYKGGEPLDLTHREYELLYYMAKHSGKVMTREHLLQAVWGYEYFGDVRTVDVTIRRLREKIEENPSKPETILTRRGLGYLVRNPKSVGI; this is translated from the coding sequence ATGCAGGGGAAGATTTTGGTGGTGGACGATGAACAGCCTATTGCAGACATTCTGAAGTTTAATTTAGAAAAAGAGGGATATGAGGTCATCTGCGCTTTCGATGGAATTCGCGCTGTCGAACTGGCGTTAGCCGAGAAACCGGATCTCATGCTACTCGATCTGATGTTACCAGGCAAGGATGGAATGGATGTATGCCGTGAGGTGCGTGCACATCTGGAAATGCCGATCATTATGCTGACCGCGAAGGATGGCGAGATTGATAAGGTACTTGGCTTGGAGCTGGGTGCGGATGATTATGTAACGAAGCCTTTCAGCACGAGAGAGCTGCTTGCACGGGTGAAGGCACAGATGCGTAGAAGACAGAAGCCTGCTACTACGACGGAAGCGCAAGAGGATGAGAAGCAGATTATGCGGCTGTTCGACTTGGCGTTTGATATGGACATGTATACAGCGTACAAAGGCGGAGAGCCGCTGGATCTGACCCACCGTGAATATGAACTTCTCTATTACATGGCGAAGCATTCGGGCAAGGTGATGACACGGGAACATCTGTTACAGGCCGTATGGGGATATGAATATTTCGGGGATGTGCGTACTGTGGATGTAACGATCCGTCGTCTGCGTGAGAAGATTGAGGAGAATCCGAGCAAACCGGAGACGATTCTGACGCGCCGTGGATTAGGTTATCTGGTGCGTAATCCCAAAAGCGTGGGGATATAA